The Lysobacter capsici genome has a segment encoding these proteins:
- the secB gene encoding protein-export chaperone SecB, translating to MSEENVNGAVAPAEAATGPAFTVEKIYVKDVSFEVPNAPAVFAETAQPQLQLNLSQNVQRVGENAYEVVLGVTLTCTANDKSMYLAEVKQAGVFGLVGFDAQTLDAMLGTHCPNVLYPYARQLVSDLIQAGGFPPFFLQPINFDALYAEGMRQRAQGGDNLADAETAGNA from the coding sequence ATGTCCGAAGAAAACGTCAACGGCGCAGTAGCGCCGGCCGAAGCCGCAACCGGCCCCGCGTTCACCGTCGAGAAGATCTACGTCAAGGACGTGTCCTTCGAGGTGCCCAATGCCCCGGCGGTGTTCGCCGAGACCGCGCAGCCGCAGCTGCAGCTGAACCTGTCGCAGAACGTCCAGCGCGTCGGCGAGAACGCCTATGAAGTCGTGCTCGGCGTGACCCTGACCTGCACCGCCAACGACAAGTCGATGTACCTGGCCGAAGTGAAGCAGGCCGGCGTGTTCGGCCTGGTCGGCTTCGACGCCCAGACCCTGGACGCGATGCTCGGCACCCACTGCCCGAACGTGCTGTACCCGTACGCGCGCCAGCTGGTCAGCGACCTGATCCAGGCCGGCGGCTTCCCGCCGTTCTTCCTGCAGCCGATCAACTTCGACGCGCTGTACGCCGAAGGCATGCGCCAGCGCGCCCAGGGCGGCGACAACCTCGCCGACGCGGAAACCGCCGGCAACGCCTGA
- a CDS encoding NAD(P)H-dependent glycerol-3-phosphate dehydrogenase — MNSPASATTAPKPRIAVLGAGSWGTALAALIARHGHPTVLWGRDADGAAAIDTLHENPRYLPGIALPESLRATTDLAAALKDADLVLVVVPSHAFAETLRQLAPHRPPHAGVAWATKGFEPGSGRFLHEVAGEVLGADVPLAVVTGPSFAKEVAQGLPTALTVHSDDAAFAQSVADALHGPAFRAYTGDDMLGAELGGAMKNVLAVATGVADGMQLGLNARAGLITRGLNEMLRLNQAIGGQPETLMGLAGLGDLVLTCTGDLSRNRRLGLALGRGQSIEDAVREIGQVVESVQTADEVMRQAERHGIELPISNAVRAVLHGEITPADGLRKLLSREQKPEYPTDLFG, encoded by the coding sequence ATGAATTCACCCGCCTCGGCCACCACGGCTCCGAAACCGCGCATCGCGGTGCTCGGCGCCGGCTCCTGGGGCACCGCGCTCGCGGCCCTGATCGCCCGTCACGGTCATCCGACCGTGCTGTGGGGCCGCGACGCCGACGGCGCCGCGGCCATCGACACGCTTCACGAAAACCCGCGTTACCTGCCGGGCATCGCCCTGCCCGAATCCTTGCGCGCGACCACCGATCTGGCGGCCGCGCTCAAGGACGCCGACCTGGTGCTGGTGGTCGTGCCCTCGCACGCCTTCGCCGAAACCCTGCGCCAGCTGGCGCCGCACCGGCCGCCGCACGCCGGCGTGGCCTGGGCGACCAAGGGCTTCGAACCCGGCAGCGGCCGCTTTCTGCATGAAGTCGCCGGCGAAGTGCTCGGCGCGGACGTGCCGCTGGCGGTGGTCACCGGCCCCTCGTTCGCCAAGGAAGTCGCGCAGGGCCTGCCGACCGCGCTGACCGTGCATTCCGACGACGCGGCGTTCGCCCAGTCGGTGGCCGATGCGCTGCACGGTCCGGCGTTTCGCGCCTACACCGGCGACGACATGCTCGGCGCCGAGCTCGGCGGCGCGATGAAGAACGTGCTCGCGGTCGCCACCGGCGTCGCCGACGGCATGCAGCTCGGCCTCAACGCGCGCGCCGGCCTGATCACCCGCGGTCTCAACGAAATGCTGCGCCTGAACCAGGCGATCGGCGGCCAGCCCGAGACCCTGATGGGCCTGGCCGGTCTCGGCGATCTGGTCCTGACCTGCACCGGCGATCTGTCGCGCAACCGCCGCCTGGGCCTGGCCCTCGGCCGCGGCCAGTCGATCGAAGACGCGGTGCGCGAGATCGGCCAGGTGGTCGAATCGGTGCAGACCGCCGACGAAGTCATGCGCCAGGCCGAACGTCACGGCATCGAATTGCCGATCTCCAACGCGGTGCGCGCGGTGCTGCACGGCGAAATCACCCCGGCCGACGGCTTGCGCAAGCTGCTGTCGCGCGAACAGAAGCCCGAGTACCCGACCGACCTGTTCGGTTGA